The DNA segment CCTAGGGGGACGGGCGCGCGCGGGCGCGCCGGCGACGCGACGCGACGCGCGGTTCGCCGCACGGACGCGGCGCGCGCGGGCGCGCGTGCGCCCACGTCACGCGCAGCGCGCGGACGTACGCGCCCGTGGGGCGAACGCCGCCCGCAGATGGCCGCCGCCGCCAGCGACGATGCGCACGCGCCTCGCGTCCGGTCGCCTCCGCGGCGGCCGGCGGCAGTGGTAGGGTCGCGCCATGTCCCGCGCCATCCCGAGTCCCGAGTCCCAACGCGTCTTCGCGCCCGGTACGTTCGACGGCCACGTCGCGGTCGTCACCGGCGGCGGCACCGGTATCGGCCTTGCGACCGCGAGCGAACTGGTTCGCCTCGGCGCGCGCGTGGCCATCTGCAGCCGCAAGCGCGACAACGTCGACCGCGGCGTGGCCCAACTCGCGGCGATCGCCGGCGCCGGCCGGGTGTACGGCGCGGTGTGCGACATACGCGAGCCCGACAGCGTCGAGGCGTTCGTCGCCGGCGTGCTCGAGCGGTTCGACACGATCGACATCCTGGTCAACAACGCCGGCGGGCAGTTCCCGTCGCCGGCGCAGATGATCACGCCGAAGGGATTTCACGCCGTGGTGCGCAACAACCTCGTCGGCACGTTCACGATGACGCGCGAGGTGGCGACGCGCGCGATGATCCCGCGCAAGCGCGGCCGCATCTGCAGCGTCACGGCGTGCGTGTATCGCGGTTTCCCCGGCATGGCGCACACCGGTGCGGCGCGCGCCGGCGTCGAGAACCTCACGATGAGCCTCGCGGTCGAGTGGGCTCAGTTCGGCATCACCGTCAACGCGGTGGCACCCGGCATCATCGAGTCCTCTGGCGTCAAGCAATATCCCGCGGAGGTGTTGGAACTCGGCATCCGCAACACGCCGCTCAAGCGCGCCGGCTCCGTCGAAGAGACGGCCGCGTCCATCGTGTTCCTCGTGTCCCCGGCGGCCCAGTTCATCACCGGGGCCGTGCTCCGCGTCGACGGCGGCAAGGCGTTGTGGGGCGACACCTGGGTCATTCCAGACGACGCGTGACCTCTACGGATCCGGTCCCGCGCGGCCCCCGCTCGGGCACCGGTGGCGTTCCGCCGGCCGCCGCGGTTCCGCCGCTGGGCGTCACTCCTCTTGCGACAGTCCGGCTTGCCCGAGCGCCGCGAGCGCGCAACCCACCCCGAACAGCGCTGCCGGCACGAGCGCCACCGCCAACGGCACGTCGAACGCATCCCGCAGTTTCGGCGCGCCGAACAGCGTCACCACCGCGAGCGTCCCCTGCAGCGACACGAAGAACGCCCATCCCGCGCGCCGCCCGCGCAACGATGCCCACGCGAGCCCCAGCTGCGTCACCGCCGTTGCCGCCACCGCGACCCGAAACACGATCGGCGCCGTGCCGGACGCGAACAGATCGATGGCATATGCAACCAACGCCGCCCCCATCGCGAACCCGACGGCCGCGCCGGCGCGGGCCAACGCGCGCGCGCGGTCCGCCGATTTGTCTAGGGCGCGAGACATCCGGGCGACCTGGCTCAGTCTTGTTTTCGCCTGCGGCGCAGGCGGGCCCAGAAGCCGCCCTTGGGCTCGGGCGACGCCGGGGCGGCTGCGTCGTCCGCGGCGGGCGGCGGCGTCGCTGCGTCGGCCGATGCGTCCGCCGCGTCGTCCGTTGCGATGACGATCTCCGGGCCGTCCGTTTCGCGTTTGCCGCGCGTCCCGGCCGGAATGCCGGCGGGCGGCGCGTCCGCGCCCAGCGGTTGCGACGTGCGCGCGATCTGTTGTTCCTGCTGCTCTTTGGCCCATTCGGCGCGAAACCGCGCGCGCATGAAATCCCGCAGCTCTTTTTGGTCGAACCGGTAGCCTTCGAGCAGCTCCTGCAAGTCGTCGCGCAGCTCGGCCGCGGTCTGGTAGCGGTCCTGTACGTCGCGGGCGAGCGCCTTGAGCACGATCGCGTCGAGTCGTTCGTTGACGCGGCGGTTGAACTTGCTCGGCGGCGGCACTTCGGCCTTGCGCACCTTCTCCATCAGCTGGAACTCGGTGTCACCGCGGAACAGCTTCTCCGTGGTGAGCATCTCGTGGAGGATGATTCCGCACGAGAAGATGTCGGTCCGCGCATCCACCGGCATGCCGCGAATCTGCTCCGGCGACATGTAGCTGAACTTGCCCTTGAGCACGCCGATCTCGGACGTGAACTTCATCAGCGCCTGGGCGATGCCGAAGTCCAACAGTTTGACGTCGCCGTCGTACGACAGCCGCACGTTGGACGGCGATACGTCGCGGTTGACCAGGTTCAGCGGTCTGCCGTCGGGGCCGCGAAGGTTGTGCGCGAAGTCGAGCCCCGCTGCGATGCGCGACGCGATGTACACCGCATGGGGCACGGGAATCCTCTGGTTCGCTTCCTGGCAGCGGCGCAGCACCTGCGTCAGGTCGCGGCCGCCGATGTATTCCATCGCGATGTAGTGGCGCCCCTCGATGCGGCCTACCTCGACCGTGCGGACGATGTTCGGATCCCGCAGCAGCATCGCGAGCTGGCCCTCGCGGTTGAACATGTCGACGAACCGCGCCTCGCGCGCGAGTTGCGGCCGCATCACCTTGATGGCCAGCAGGTTGCCCTCGGGATCGTCGCGCAGCCGCGCGCGGTAGACCTCGGCCATCCCGCCGCGCGCGACCAGGCCGAGCAGGTAGTACTTCCCGAATGGAACGGGATCCCCGGGCGACCCGGGTTGGAGCTTCTCGGCTTCCGATGCCCGCTTCACGCTGAGACTCTACTGCGATTTACCAGGCGCCCGCGTCACCCGCCGCGGTTTTTCCACCGCACGACGTACCGGCTGCCGCTGGCGATGCGGACGAACCGCTCCTCGACCACGGCGCCGGTCGGATCCTTCAGCAGCATCCGCAGGGCGCTGCCGTCCGCGGGGACCACGATCCCCAGTTCCTTGACCTCCAGCCCGAGGTCCATCATCGTACCGCGCTGGCGCGCGTTCTCGACCACGATGCGCCCCCACGGGTTCTCGAGTTCGTTGACGACGACCGCCCAGTGAAACTCGAGGTGGGCGTGCTCGCCCTTTTTGACGTCGACCTGCTCGAAATAGGCCATCGCGTAGCGCGCGCTGAAGCACAGCCACGTGTACCGCCCGGGCGCCACCGGCAGGTTCTTGATCGGGAGCTTCCTTCGGACGAGCTGTCCCTCGACCCAGACCTCGTCGCACGGGAGCTTGCTGTCGACCGTGAGGGTGCCCAGCTCGTCGGCCTTGCCGAGCTTCTTGAGTTCCGCCACGACTTCTTTCGCGAACGGACCCGCGGGGCTGCGCCACAGGTAGTCGAGGTAGAACC comes from the Deltaproteobacteria bacterium genome and includes:
- a CDS encoding SDR family oxidoreductase, which translates into the protein MSRAIPSPESQRVFAPGTFDGHVAVVTGGGTGIGLATASELVRLGARVAICSRKRDNVDRGVAQLAAIAGAGRVYGAVCDIREPDSVEAFVAGVLERFDTIDILVNNAGGQFPSPAQMITPKGFHAVVRNNLVGTFTMTREVATRAMIPRKRGRICSVTACVYRGFPGMAHTGAARAGVENLTMSLAVEWAQFGITVNAVAPGIIESSGVKQYPAEVLELGIRNTPLKRAGSVEETAASIVFLVSPAAQFITGAVLRVDGGKALWGDTWVIPDDA
- a CDS encoding serine/threonine protein kinase, which codes for MKRASEAEKLQPGSPGDPVPFGKYYLLGLVARGGMAEVYRARLRDDPEGNLLAIKVMRPQLAREARFVDMFNREGQLAMLLRDPNIVRTVEVGRIEGRHYIAMEYIGGRDLTQVLRRCQEANQRIPVPHAVYIASRIAAGLDFAHNLRGPDGRPLNLVNRDVSPSNVRLSYDGDVKLLDFGIAQALMKFTSEIGVLKGKFSYMSPEQIRGMPVDARTDIFSCGIILHEMLTTEKLFRGDTEFQLMEKVRKAEVPPPSKFNRRVNERLDAIVLKALARDVQDRYQTAAELRDDLQELLEGYRFDQKELRDFMRARFRAEWAKEQQEQQIARTSQPLGADAPPAGIPAGTRGKRETDGPEIVIATDDAADASADAATPPPAADDAAAPASPEPKGGFWARLRRRRKQD